From Actinoplanes oblitus, a single genomic window includes:
- a CDS encoding Cof-type HAD-IIB family hydrolase translates to MAEFPRGRKPEENRRFRLVATDIDGTLINSERLLSRLTIDTLAAVPVPVVLVTGRPLRWLEQLYDQLPAPLPAVCLNGAVVYDPHTDEVLRTEPLTCELLIDVVGRLRDAVPDISLAVEVDDGRAFRHEATWPRLWVDHRVEVISSPDELTSVPAVKLLVRSATADPDDFLELVSKALGGVAEATRSSSSALVEISAAGVTKAAGLAWLCERDGIDASDVVAFGDMPNDIPMLTWAGHGVAMGNAHEAVRAVADATTASNEDDGVAVYLRKAFNL, encoded by the coding sequence ATGGCAGAGTTCCCGCGCGGCAGAAAACCCGAGGAAAACCGTCGATTCCGGCTCGTCGCCACCGACATCGACGGCACCCTGATCAACAGTGAACGGCTTCTGAGCCGGCTGACCATCGATACCCTCGCCGCCGTGCCGGTGCCGGTGGTTCTGGTGACCGGCCGCCCCCTTCGCTGGCTCGAGCAGCTCTACGACCAGCTCCCGGCACCCCTGCCGGCGGTCTGCCTCAACGGCGCGGTGGTCTACGACCCGCACACCGACGAGGTGCTGCGCACCGAGCCGCTCACCTGCGAGCTGCTGATCGACGTGGTCGGCCGGCTGCGTGACGCGGTGCCGGACATCTCGCTCGCTGTCGAGGTCGACGACGGACGCGCCTTCCGGCACGAGGCGACCTGGCCGCGCCTCTGGGTCGACCACCGCGTCGAGGTGATCTCCTCACCCGACGAGCTGACCTCGGTCCCGGCGGTGAAACTGCTGGTCCGCTCGGCGACCGCGGACCCGGACGACTTCCTGGAGCTGGTCAGCAAGGCGCTCGGCGGGGTGGCCGAGGCGACCCGCTCGTCGTCGTCGGCGCTGGTGGAGATCTCCGCGGCCGGCGTGACCAAGGCCGCCGGGCTGGCCTGGCTGTGCGAGCGCGACGGGATCGACGCGTCCGACGTCGTCGCCTTCGGTGACATGCCCAACGACATCCCGATGCTGACCTGGGCCGGACACGGGGTCGCGATGGGCAACGCGCACGAGGCGGTCCGGGCGGTCGCCGACGCGACAACGGCCAGCAACGAGGACGACGGCGTCGCCGTCTACCTGCGAAAAGCCTTCAACCTCTAG
- a CDS encoding bacterial proteasome activator family protein, with the protein MTDDSRTTEHKEDGSVIVMGPDGRPMGTIEEDGTMSPEEPGNLIEQPAKVMRIGSMIKQLLEEVRAAPLDEASRGRLREIHQRSIKELEDGLAPELREELERLSLPFEGETPPSEAELRIAQAQLVGWLEGLFHGIQAALVAQQMAARLQLEQMRGGGPRPALPVGGVIPGKPDRPTGQYL; encoded by the coding sequence ATGACCGACGACTCCCGCACCACTGAGCACAAGGAAGACGGCTCCGTCATCGTCATGGGTCCGGATGGCCGCCCGATGGGCACCATCGAGGAGGACGGCACGATGAGCCCGGAGGAGCCGGGCAACCTCATCGAGCAGCCGGCCAAGGTCATGCGGATCGGCAGCATGATCAAGCAGCTGCTGGAGGAGGTGCGGGCCGCTCCCCTCGACGAGGCGAGCCGCGGCCGGCTGCGGGAGATCCACCAGCGGTCGATCAAGGAGCTGGAGGACGGTCTGGCTCCCGAGCTGCGCGAGGAGCTGGAGCGGCTGTCGCTGCCGTTCGAGGGGGAGACGCCGCCCAGCGAGGCCGAGCTGCGGATCGCCCAGGCCCAGCTGGTCGGCTGGCTGGAGGGTCTCTTCCACGGCATCCAGGCCGCGCTGGTCGCCCAGCAGATGGCCGCCCGCCTCCAGCTGGAGCAGATGCGTGGCGGCGGCCCACGCCCGGCACTCCCGGTCGGCGGCGTCATCCCCGGCAAGCCGGACCGCCCCACCGGCCAGTACCTCTAG
- the ddaH gene encoding dimethylargininase, whose protein sequence is MSHLERLPRKRTYLMCPPEHFTVEYAINPWMDTSVAVDAGRALAQWESLRSTLINLGHVVHVLDPRPGLPDMVYSANGAFSVDGTVYGARFLYPQRADEAVAHRSFYETAGSWKFFAPEHVNEGEGDFAYLPAAYGGIVLAGYGFRTDPAAHAEAQEVLGRPVISLRLVDPAFYHLDTALAALDDRHVTYYPGAFSPASQQVLAQLFPDAVLADRADAEAFGLNLVSDGRHVILNTDAIGMGRKVRDAGYQPVHVDLSELKRGGGSVKCAVAELRTGGDAGLAGAQR, encoded by the coding sequence ATGAGCCACCTGGAGCGTTTGCCGCGAAAGCGGACATATTTGATGTGTCCCCCGGAGCATTTCACGGTCGAGTACGCGATCAACCCGTGGATGGACACCAGCGTCGCGGTGGACGCCGGCCGGGCACTGGCGCAGTGGGAGTCGCTCCGCAGCACGCTGATCAATCTCGGTCACGTGGTGCACGTGCTTGATCCCCGCCCGGGCCTGCCCGACATGGTCTACTCGGCGAACGGCGCGTTCTCGGTGGACGGCACCGTCTACGGCGCCCGCTTCCTGTACCCGCAGCGCGCCGACGAGGCGGTCGCCCACCGGTCCTTCTACGAGACCGCCGGCAGCTGGAAGTTCTTCGCTCCGGAGCACGTCAACGAGGGTGAGGGCGACTTCGCCTACCTGCCCGCGGCCTACGGCGGCATCGTGCTGGCCGGTTACGGGTTCCGCACCGACCCGGCCGCGCACGCCGAGGCGCAGGAGGTGCTCGGCCGCCCGGTGATCTCGCTGCGCCTGGTCGACCCGGCGTTCTACCACCTGGACACCGCGCTGGCCGCGCTCGACGACCGGCACGTCACGTACTACCCGGGCGCCTTCTCCCCGGCCTCCCAGCAGGTGCTCGCCCAGCTCTTCCCGGACGCGGTGCTCGCCGACCGGGCGGACGCCGAGGCGTTCGGGCTGAACCTGGTCAGCGACGGCCGTCATGTGATCCTCAACACCGATGCGATCGGCATGGGGCGTAAGGTCCGTGATGCCGGTTATCAGCCCGTGCACGTCGATCTCTCCGAGCTCAAGCGCGGTGGTGGCAGCGTGAAGTGCGCCGTCGCGGAGCTGCGAACCGGAGGCGACGCCGGTTTGGCCGGTGCGCAAAGATAG
- a CDS encoding Lrp/AsnC family transcriptional regulator, producing MQMDAVDQRIIALLVADARASYAEIGAKVSLSAPAVKRRVDRLRAAGVIKGFTAVVDPAAVGWTTEAFVELFCTGRTTPAQITVATRRHPEVVGAYTVSGQADALVHLRAADIGHLEQALERLRAEPFVTSTRSMIVLSRLVETPTGVPF from the coding sequence TTGCAGATGGACGCCGTCGACCAGCGAATCATTGCGTTGCTCGTGGCGGACGCCCGCGCTTCGTACGCAGAGATCGGGGCCAAGGTCTCGCTCTCGGCTCCGGCCGTCAAACGCCGGGTGGACCGGCTGCGGGCGGCCGGAGTGATCAAAGGGTTCACCGCTGTGGTGGATCCGGCCGCGGTCGGCTGGACGACCGAGGCCTTCGTCGAGCTGTTCTGCACCGGGCGGACCACCCCGGCGCAGATCACGGTGGCCACCCGGCGGCACCCCGAGGTGGTCGGGGCGTACACCGTCTCGGGCCAGGCGGACGCTCTGGTGCACCTACGAGCGGCCGATATCGGTCATTTGGAACAGGCCCTGGAGCGGCTGCGCGCCGAGCCGTTCGTGACCTCGACGCGCAGCATGATCGTGCTGTCCCGGCTGGTGGAGACGCCGACCGGAGTGCCGTTCTAG
- a CDS encoding T3SS (YopN, CesT) and YbjN peptide-binding chaperone 1, translating into MTAEAAAGDASEGVLLDEPSTADLRAKVTEAWREFAGALAGMLTSLQPGAQVDLTLDPTASGTGTAVYSVSIRVLPAGVIEALAVGNAALPAEFRMDRAAVADMVALGWSPPGVLPGSGDFFGLRSEQAKATSLATAVSRTLRDVYGAPHPAFLVYLVHDEEDELIEAGPLATARQEAGLESGLGLDDLDDDQALAEALGSSADELVPLEERVRTVIATMSKTTIDQLQVDADGDIGIRAGSAMVFVRVRDNPPLVDVFSPILTEVEPTEQLYVKLSELTNRMPIGRLYCAQDTVWASIPVFGRNFQPTHLMLAVQVMTGLADELDDRLHGEFGGKRFFGEGDKPAAPKSEGEHRTGMYL; encoded by the coding sequence ATGACGGCAGAAGCCGCGGCGGGCGATGCGTCCGAGGGTGTGTTGCTCGACGAACCGTCCACGGCCGATCTACGGGCCAAGGTCACCGAGGCGTGGCGGGAGTTCGCCGGCGCCCTGGCCGGCATGCTGACCAGCCTGCAGCCCGGTGCCCAGGTCGACCTCACCCTGGACCCGACCGCGTCCGGCACCGGCACCGCCGTCTACTCGGTGAGCATCCGGGTGCTGCCGGCCGGTGTGATCGAGGCGCTCGCGGTGGGCAACGCCGCGCTGCCCGCCGAGTTTCGGATGGATCGGGCCGCCGTCGCCGACATGGTGGCGCTCGGCTGGTCCCCGCCGGGCGTGCTGCCCGGCTCCGGTGACTTCTTCGGCCTGCGCTCCGAGCAGGCCAAGGCGACCTCGCTGGCCACCGCGGTCTCCCGCACCCTGCGCGACGTCTACGGCGCGCCGCACCCGGCCTTCCTCGTCTATCTGGTGCACGACGAGGAGGACGAGCTGATCGAGGCGGGTCCGCTGGCCACCGCGCGGCAGGAGGCGGGCCTCGAGTCCGGCCTCGGTCTCGACGACCTGGACGACGACCAGGCGCTCGCCGAGGCGCTGGGCAGCTCGGCCGACGAGCTGGTGCCGCTCGAGGAGCGGGTCCGCACGGTGATCGCCACCATGTCGAAGACCACCATCGACCAGCTCCAGGTTGACGCGGACGGTGACATCGGCATCCGGGCCGGCTCGGCGATGGTGTTCGTCCGGGTCCGGGACAACCCGCCGCTGGTCGACGTCTTCTCGCCGATCCTGACCGAGGTCGAGCCGACCGAGCAGCTCTACGTGAAGCTGTCCGAGCTGACCAACCGGATGCCGATCGGCCGGCTCTACTGCGCGCAGGACACCGTGTGGGCGTCCATCCCGGTCTTCGGCCGCAATTTCCAGCCCACCCACCTGATGCTGGCCGTGCAGGTGATGACGGGCCTCGCCGACGAGCTGGACGACCGGCTGCACGGCGAGTTCGGCGGCAAGCGATTCTTCGGCGAGGGCGACAAGCCGGCCGCGCCGAAGAGCGAGGGCGAGCACCGCACCGGTATGTACCTCTAG
- a CDS encoding DUF6457 domain-containing protein — MGEMTELTEPTELQRWIAAAGAELGVPPADVPATVVLDVARDVAHNVLRPGAPLTAYLMGLAVGRGADPAEAAAKISALALSWPKDS; from the coding sequence ATGGGCGAGATGACCGAGCTCACTGAGCCGACCGAGTTGCAGAGGTGGATCGCCGCGGCCGGCGCGGAGCTGGGCGTGCCGCCGGCGGACGTGCCGGCCACGGTGGTGCTCGACGTGGCGCGGGACGTCGCGCACAACGTGTTGCGTCCCGGCGCGCCGCTCACGGCGTACCTCATGGGTCTGGCCGTGGGACGCGGCGCGGACCCGGCCGAGGCGGCGGCGAAAATCAGCGCCCTGGCGCTTTCCTGGCCGAAAGATTCCTGA
- the mobA gene encoding molybdenum cofactor guanylyltransferase has translation MVLAGGAARRMGGADKPTLAVAGQPMLTRVLAAVHDADPRVVVGRVPADLPVPVHVTREEPPGGGPVAAAAAGLALVPQHIAYTALLAADLPFLTGEAIDVLRLTMESAPMEGAVYRDTDGRLQILCGVWRTAALRAAIDRLAAERGGLHGAPVRELIAQLRVAEVSWRRPGPPPWFDCDTDDDLRTAEEWAR, from the coding sequence GTGGTCCTGGCCGGTGGTGCGGCGCGGCGAATGGGTGGTGCGGACAAGCCGACGCTGGCGGTCGCCGGCCAGCCGATGCTGACCCGGGTCCTCGCCGCCGTGCACGACGCGGACCCGCGGGTGGTGGTCGGGCGGGTGCCCGCCGACCTGCCGGTTCCGGTGCATGTGACACGTGAGGAGCCGCCCGGCGGTGGCCCTGTCGCGGCTGCCGCGGCCGGGCTGGCCCTGGTGCCGCAGCACATCGCGTACACCGCTCTGCTCGCCGCCGACCTGCCGTTCCTCACCGGGGAGGCGATCGACGTGCTGCGGCTGACCATGGAGTCGGCGCCGATGGAGGGCGCCGTCTACCGGGACACCGACGGGCGGTTGCAGATCCTCTGCGGGGTGTGGCGCACCGCGGCCCTGCGCGCGGCGATCGACCGGCTCGCCGCCGAGCGCGGCGGGCTGCACGGCGCGCCGGTCCGGGAGCTGATTGCGCAGCTCCGGGTCGCCGAGGTGTCCTGGCGCCGGCCCGGCCCGCCGCCCTGGTTCGATTGCGACACCGACGACGACCTGCGTACCGCGGAGGAATGGGCGAGATGA
- the fdhD gene encoding formate dehydrogenase accessory sulfurtransferase FdhD — MARSTTRRPVVRIDLGASPAVSRRRPDELAAEEPLEIRLRKQALAVTMRTPGHDIDLAIGFLLSEGVIARAEDVVTAQLCAGTDTPNTYNVVDVVLGDHVPPPVTDPSRNFYTTSSCGVCGKASIDAVRTRSRFDVTGDPLRIPAGALAELPGRLRAAQRAFERTGGLHAAGLFTAAGELLVLREDVGRHNAVDKVLGWATREGRLPLTGHVLMVSGRASFELTQKAWMAGLPMLAAVSAPSTLAVELAEQAGMTLVGFLRGETMNVYAGVDRVTI, encoded by the coding sequence ATGGCGAGGAGCACTACCCGGCGGCCGGTGGTCCGCATCGATCTCGGCGCGTCCCCGGCGGTGAGCCGGCGGCGCCCGGACGAGCTCGCCGCCGAGGAGCCGCTGGAGATCCGGCTGCGCAAGCAGGCGCTCGCCGTCACCATGCGCACCCCGGGACACGACATCGACCTGGCGATCGGCTTCCTGCTCAGCGAGGGCGTGATCGCCCGCGCGGAGGACGTGGTCACCGCGCAGCTCTGCGCCGGCACGGACACCCCGAACACCTACAACGTGGTGGACGTGGTGCTCGGCGACCACGTGCCGCCGCCGGTCACCGACCCGAGCCGCAACTTCTACACCACCAGCTCGTGCGGGGTGTGCGGGAAGGCCAGCATCGACGCGGTGCGCACCCGGTCGCGGTTCGACGTGACAGGTGACCCGCTGCGGATCCCGGCCGGCGCGCTGGCCGAGCTGCCCGGCCGGCTGCGGGCCGCCCAGCGCGCCTTCGAACGGACCGGCGGGCTGCACGCGGCCGGGCTGTTCACCGCCGCCGGTGAGCTGCTGGTGCTGCGCGAGGACGTGGGCCGGCACAACGCGGTGGACAAGGTGCTCGGCTGGGCCACCCGGGAGGGCCGGTTGCCGCTGACCGGGCACGTGCTGATGGTCTCCGGGCGGGCGAGTTTCGAGCTCACCCAGAAAGCCTGGATGGCCGGGTTGCCGATGCTGGCCGCGGTGTCCGCGCCGAGCACCCTCGCCGTCGAACTGGCCGAGCAGGCCGGGATGACACTGGTCGGCTTCCTGCGCGGGGAGACCATGAACGTCTACGCCGGGGTGGACCGCGTCACGATCTGA
- a CDS encoding alkaline phosphatase D family protein, giving the protein MPISRRTLLLSSAAGAAGATTGWSRTASAAPYRGPLRADPFTLGVASGDPEQDGFVLWTRLATTPLADDGLGGMPDRTIRVHWELAADERFRRVVRRGSVAARPESAHAVHVELQGLLPGREYFYRFHAERYTSPVGRTRTAPPWWATGGSLAMSFVSCSQYEHGYFTAYRRLAEDEPELILHLGDYQYEYQAGTYVAPTGNPRDHQGPETVTLANYRQRHAQYKTDPDLQAAHAVAPWAVVFDDHEVENNWADEVPEQPDPNFLARRAAAFQAYYENMPLRRTSIPRGIDMQLYRRIRWGRLANFHLLDTRQFRDDQGCGDGYKDCPAAVDPARSITGAEQEAWLLDGFHRSTARWDILGQQVFFGQRDNNAGPQKVLSMDSWDGYQASRQRITQGWVDAHVRNPVVLTGDVHAHWADELKLDYDDPTSKTVGTELVCSSITSTGDGADVPSGTHPWAAWNPHLKFYNNQRGYVRTRITPDSLTADFVVLPYVSTPGAPAHTRASFAIEDRVPGLTKIADNPTPAASLRSKVAQDLGEATVRQETERP; this is encoded by the coding sequence ATGCCGATCTCACGACGTACCCTGCTGCTGAGCTCCGCAGCCGGTGCCGCCGGCGCCACCACCGGGTGGTCCCGCACGGCGAGTGCCGCGCCGTACCGGGGCCCGCTGCGGGCCGACCCGTTCACCCTCGGCGTCGCCTCCGGTGACCCGGAGCAGGACGGCTTCGTGCTCTGGACCCGCCTGGCCACCACCCCGCTCGCCGACGACGGCCTCGGCGGCATGCCGGACCGGACCATCCGGGTCCACTGGGAACTCGCCGCCGACGAGCGGTTCCGCCGCGTCGTGCGCCGCGGCTCGGTCGCCGCCCGGCCGGAGTCCGCGCACGCCGTGCACGTGGAGCTGCAGGGGCTGCTGCCCGGGCGGGAGTACTTCTACCGGTTCCACGCCGAGCGGTACACCTCGCCGGTCGGCCGCACCCGGACCGCGCCGCCGTGGTGGGCCACGGGCGGTTCGCTGGCCATGTCGTTCGTCTCCTGCTCGCAGTACGAGCACGGGTACTTCACGGCTTACCGCCGGCTGGCCGAGGACGAGCCGGAGCTGATCCTGCACCTGGGCGACTACCAGTACGAGTACCAGGCCGGCACCTACGTCGCGCCGACCGGCAACCCGCGTGACCACCAGGGCCCGGAAACCGTGACGCTGGCCAATTACCGGCAGCGGCACGCGCAGTACAAGACCGACCCGGATCTGCAGGCGGCGCACGCTGTCGCGCCGTGGGCGGTGGTCTTCGACGACCACGAGGTGGAGAACAACTGGGCCGACGAGGTGCCCGAGCAGCCCGACCCGAACTTCTTGGCGCGACGGGCTGCCGCGTTCCAGGCGTATTACGAGAACATGCCGCTGCGCCGGACCTCGATCCCGCGCGGCATCGACATGCAGCTGTACCGCCGGATCCGCTGGGGGCGGCTGGCGAACTTCCACCTGCTCGACACCCGGCAGTTCCGGGACGACCAGGGCTGCGGGGACGGGTACAAGGACTGCCCGGCCGCGGTGGACCCGGCCCGCTCGATCACCGGGGCCGAGCAGGAGGCCTGGCTGCTCGACGGCTTCCACCGATCCACGGCGCGCTGGGACATCCTCGGCCAGCAGGTCTTTTTCGGCCAGCGGGACAACAACGCCGGGCCGCAGAAGGTGCTCAGCATGGACTCCTGGGACGGGTACCAGGCGTCCCGGCAGCGGATCACCCAGGGCTGGGTGGACGCGCACGTGCGCAACCCGGTGGTGCTCACCGGGGACGTCCACGCGCACTGGGCCGACGAGCTGAAACTCGATTACGACGACCCGACCTCGAAGACCGTCGGCACCGAGCTGGTCTGCTCGTCGATCACCTCGACCGGGGACGGCGCCGACGTGCCGAGCGGGACGCACCCGTGGGCGGCCTGGAACCCGCACCTGAAGTTTTACAACAACCAGCGCGGTTACGTCCGGACCCGGATCACGCCGGACTCGCTGACCGCTGACTTCGTGGTGCTGCCGTACGTGAGCACGCCGGGAGCCCCCGCGCACACCCGGGCCAGCTTCGCGATCGAGGACCGGGTGCCGGGACTGACCAAGATCGCGGACAACCCGACGCCGGCCGCGAGCCTGCGGTCCAAGGTCGCCCAGGACCTGGGGGAGGCGACGGTCCGCCAGGAGACCGAGCGTCCCTGA
- a CDS encoding DUF4192 domain-containing protein, with the protein MTSDCSLVIRTPAELIAMVPFVMGYHPSDSLAIVGLRGDRLEFAVCHDLPPPRATDATAQELAAGVADAVARQRVRGAVVVGYGPLKRVTPAALRCAEALRRREVTVLDVLRVAGGHWWSYLCGSADCCPAEGRPCLPGDSVIAAEATFRGQVALPSRAELTAQVAAVGGAERAEMVRATERARRRFGGLLTGDQPARHYERLVRQQGQDAVRAAERCYRSGGRLGPDEIAWLGVLLTDRAVEDFALDRVVPREEWRIRLWTDVLRRVEPPYVAPVACLLGYTAWCAGRGALARVAVDRALAVEPAHQLAGLLHEVLGFGLPPHLVLRGRQRPGRGRRRR; encoded by the coding sequence ATGACATCCGATTGCAGCCTCGTCATCCGGACGCCCGCCGAGCTGATCGCCATGGTCCCGTTCGTGATGGGCTACCACCCCAGCGACAGCCTCGCCATCGTCGGCCTGCGCGGTGACCGGCTGGAGTTCGCCGTCTGCCACGACCTGCCGCCGCCGCGCGCCACCGACGCCACCGCCCAGGAGTTGGCCGCCGGGGTCGCCGACGCGGTCGCCAGGCAGCGGGTGCGCGGCGCGGTCGTCGTCGGTTACGGGCCGCTGAAACGGGTCACCCCGGCGGCGCTGCGCTGTGCCGAGGCGCTGCGCCGGCGCGAGGTGACGGTGCTGGACGTGCTTCGGGTCGCCGGCGGGCACTGGTGGTCCTACCTGTGCGGCAGCGCCGACTGCTGCCCGGCGGAGGGCCGGCCCTGCCTGCCCGGGGACAGCGTGATCGCCGCCGAGGCCACCTTTCGCGGCCAGGTCGCGCTGCCCAGCCGGGCCGAGCTGACCGCACAGGTGGCAGCTGTCGGTGGCGCCGAGCGCGCCGAGATGGTCCGCGCCACCGAGCGGGCCCGGCGCCGGTTCGGCGGCCTGCTGACCGGTGACCAGCCGGCGAGGCACTACGAGCGGCTGGTCCGGCAGCAGGGGCAGGACGCGGTCCGGGCCGCCGAGCGGTGCTACCGATCCGGCGGCCGCCTCGGGCCGGATGAGATCGCCTGGCTGGGCGTGCTGCTGACGGACCGGGCGGTGGAGGACTTCGCGCTGGACCGGGTCGTCCCGCGGGAGGAGTGGCGGATCCGGCTCTGGACCGACGTGCTGCGCCGGGTGGAGCCGCCCTATGTCGCCCCCGTCGCCTGCCTGCTCGGCTATACCGCGTGGTGCGCCGGGCGCGGCGCGCTGGCCCGGGTCGCGGTGGACCGGGCGCTGGCCGTGGAGCCGGCGCACCAGTTGGCCGGCCTGCTGCACGAGGTGCTCGGGTTCGGGCTGCCTCCGCACCTGGTGCTGCGCGGCCGGCAGCGGCCGGGTCGCGGCCGGCGGCGGCGATGA
- a CDS encoding GNAT family N-acetyltransferase, which translates to MAPVAVRSYRPSDHSAGRRLWAELTRQQHEMYGEADDDSGAGFEEYLTRLDLSGLWVADHADDGVIGMVGLIMRNRAGEVEPVVVTITHRHKGVGRRLLQHVAAEAKKRNMTSLTISPSSRNVEAIRSLHAAGYDVVSSIELTMDLDRHTHAWQQEGLELQGLPFRN; encoded by the coding sequence ATGGCCCCTGTCGCAGTGCGTTCATACCGCCCGAGTGACCACTCCGCGGGCCGGCGGCTGTGGGCCGAGCTCACCCGGCAGCAGCACGAGATGTACGGCGAGGCCGACGACGACAGCGGCGCCGGCTTCGAGGAATATCTGACCAGGCTCGATCTGAGCGGCCTGTGGGTCGCCGACCACGCCGACGACGGCGTCATCGGAATGGTCGGGCTGATCATGCGGAACCGCGCCGGCGAGGTCGAGCCGGTGGTCGTCACGATCACCCACCGGCACAAGGGCGTCGGCCGTCGCCTGCTCCAGCACGTCGCGGCCGAGGCGAAAAAGCGGAACATGACCTCGCTGACCATCTCCCCGTCCTCGCGCAACGTCGAGGCGATCCGCAGCCTGCACGCCGCCGGTTACGACGTGGTCTCCTCGATCGAGCTGACCATGGACCTCGACCGGCACACCCATGCCTGGCAGCAGGAGGGCCTGGAGTTGCAGGGCTTGCCGTTCCGTAACTGA
- a CDS encoding fructosamine kinase family protein produces the protein MDMAYLRAHPEHLPTFLTHQRIRETPVHRGVSSASRLTLDDGTSLFAKTWPGGAAPAGLFAAEAAGLRWLREAGAVPVPEILVSLPEMIAMEWVEPANSGPPPQAAARFGRDLAMLHRSGAECFGAPWPGWIGPLPLDNTPSDGPWSSWFADRRLLPYLRTSVDRGALSGADAAVVEEVINTIDRYAVPEPPARIHGDLWPGNVLWAADGRGWLVDPAAHGGHRETDLATLALFGGVAGLDVILGAYQEEWPLAEGWRGRVPLHQLHLLLVHTAAFGAGYRGAVLGAAEAVLRG, from the coding sequence GTGGACATGGCGTATCTGCGCGCGCACCCGGAGCATCTCCCGACATTCCTCACGCACCAGCGGATCCGGGAGACACCGGTACATCGCGGGGTGAGTTCGGCATCCCGGCTGACCCTGGATGACGGTACGTCACTGTTCGCCAAGACGTGGCCGGGTGGGGCGGCTCCGGCGGGACTGTTCGCAGCGGAGGCGGCGGGGCTGCGCTGGTTGCGGGAGGCGGGGGCGGTACCCGTACCGGAAATCCTCGTCTCGCTGCCCGAAATGATCGCGATGGAATGGGTCGAGCCGGCCAACAGCGGCCCCCCGCCGCAGGCCGCGGCACGGTTCGGGCGCGATCTGGCGATGCTGCACCGCAGCGGCGCGGAGTGTTTCGGCGCGCCCTGGCCCGGCTGGATCGGGCCGTTGCCGCTGGACAACACGCCGTCCGACGGGCCCTGGAGTTCCTGGTTCGCGGACCGGCGCCTGCTGCCCTACCTGCGAACCTCCGTCGATCGAGGTGCGCTGTCCGGTGCCGACGCCGCGGTGGTCGAGGAGGTCATCAACACCATTGACCGGTACGCCGTGCCGGAACCGCCCGCACGGATCCACGGCGACCTGTGGCCGGGCAACGTGCTGTGGGCCGCCGACGGGCGCGGGTGGCTGGTCGATCCGGCGGCGCACGGCGGGCATCGCGAGACCGATCTGGCGACGCTGGCGCTGTTCGGCGGGGTGGCCGGGCTGGACGTGATTCTCGGCGCGTACCAGGAGGAATGGCCGCTGGCGGAGGGGTGGCGCGGGCGGGTGCCGTTGCATCAACTGCATCTGTTGCTGGTGCATACGGCGGCTTTCGGGGCGGGGTATCGGGGGGCGGTGCTGGGGGCGGCTGAGGCGGTGCTTCGCGGGTAG